Genomic window (Zingiber officinale cultivar Zhangliang chromosome 2B, Zo_v1.1, whole genome shotgun sequence):
GATATATGCAGATGGTATGCAGCTGACTCATTATATAGcacatcctttggtaggtagggGCATGTTCAATTGCTacaaaattattgaaaatatttatatttcTATAGTTACCAACTTATATTCTATAAAATATATTAGTCCCATCCAATTCATGTGTCCACATAGGAAAACAATActcataatattaattaatatctaaagaCTTGCAAGACAAGTGATTAAGATCACTCTTTCTGGTGACATGCTTTACATCAACACCTTAATATAGTCTTTAACTATCACAAGGGTTAGTTTTCTTTGGATAAAATCATTGACAGAGAGTCATCATGAAGTCCTCATGATCCTGAAATTGCTTTTTTCTCTCCACCATAGACAGTTTACCTAGCATGCATAAGCTGTCCCCTAGCCCACCTATTGGCTAGAATCATCCAAAGGGACTGCATATTGCATATGTGACATAGGCTTTGGTGTAGAATGGTCTCTTTCCAAAAAGCCTTAACATTTAAATTGTTTGGtttttagaattattattatGCTACTAGATTGACAACATGAATAAGTAGGAGAAAGGTTTTTCAACTTTCTGTGATTTGTACTGGGTTAATTGGTAAATATATCCTAATCATTATCATTTTAACAAATCAATTCTAACCTATTGAAAATCTAACAATTCTATTTCTATCCCACCGTGAAGTTTATCATCTGTATACTAGTGATATTGATATGATATCTTAAGATATGATAAAAATTTATCAGACTCAATTGCCATATTGTCAATGgcatgattttttttcctttttcatttgaTTGATATTATATTTTGTTCATCTTTAACTAAATATGATGCAAATAAGTaacattttattaaaataaaatatctagGTGTCACTGATTATATGAAATTGATTTACAATGATTTTATATCAATATTTAATTGTAGTTTGACGACAAACTTACTGGAGGAATGGAATTATGAGATATTTAAATAGGTTGAAATAGATTTGTTAGAATTGAAAGGTAGGACTAGATTTGTTGATAGCGGTAAAGGTTACAATCAATTTAGCAGTCAACTCATCTTTTTGTGTATTCTTATTCTgtctaattttcttctttttttttaatttttttaatggttACATGGCAAATTTTGATTGTATTTATTCAATCCAGCCATTCAGTTGACATTGAGATTTTGTGATTGTTCAATTCAAATATTACAAACCTGTTCATTGCGAGTGACTAATTTGTCTTTAAGTTTTTCAATGAATGATTTACTATTGTGTGACAGCTCCTCCATATGTAAGAGATGCTTACTCTGCTGCATGATTTTTGTTGATTAATTTAGTTTCAGTTGAAGGTAATTTTTGTATACTGACTCTAAATTCATAAAGATCATGCCTTGCAATTAAAGCTTGTCACATTGATCAAGTATAATTTGCATTTATAATTCCAAGCTTCAAGTAAGTGAGTCAATGGATTTTGATTCAACTTATCTGAATACTCAGATGAAGGGGAGCTttagcgcaacggtaaagttgttgctttgtgaccaaaaggtcacggggtTCGAATTTtggaaataacctcttgcaaaaagcaaggtaaggctccgtacaatggatccttcccggggaccccgcatagcgggagcttcgtgcaccggactgcccTTTATCTGAATACTCAGATGTATCTCTGTATTGCCCATCCTTATCCAATCGTTGTTTGATTTAAATTTGTGTCCTTTTTTCCTGATTGTAGCTGTCTTGTTTTTGACCTTGCATGTTTGTTTAACCCCACAGCTCAACTGATTGAAAATGTCAGAAGCAGATGAATATCGCTGCTTTGTTGGTAGTCTCTCATGGTCAACTACCGATGGAGGTTTGAAGGATGCATTTAAAAAGTTTGGCCATCTTACTGAGGCAAAGGTGAAAATCTCTCTTTTGTTTGCTTGCTCTTCCTGGAGCACAaagaatttattttatatttctcaGTAGCCACACTCTCTGTATCATTTTCTTTTTCATATTGATGTTGCTTGAGTTATATATGATAATTCTAGTGCACAAAACTATTGTCATTGCATGTCTAGGATGCATTCATATAGTCTTATCCCATGTACACATTTCATCTTGATATGATAGTCTGTGGTAAAATttcatttaatgttttttttttctttccttctaACCTGGTGCATTAACTATATGACACTTGATAATAATGATATAAAAATTACAGCAAGGTGGTGTTTTCTTTCACAATGTTATCATTGGATTCTTATCTACTTTTCTGCAAGGGTTGAAAACCCTGAAGCTATTGGTTCTTATGATCTTATAATCTCTGATGAAATGCTTGATACCTGAGGGGTTTactgttgttttatttttttaatagtctGGCATAGTACTTTTATTTGGAGCATGTTAATTAGTTGGATTATTTTCCTACTTGCAGATTGTTCTTGACAAGTTTTCTGGCCGTTCTCGTGGATTTGGCTTTGTTACTTTTGATGACAAAGATTCAATGGAAGAGGCAATTGAAGCCATGAATGGAATGGATCTGGATGGACGCTCAATTACTGTGGAAAGAGCACAACCTCAAGGACCTGGTAGCAAGGACCGTGATTCAGGACGTGACTATGAACGCAATCGTGGTCATGACTATGATAGGGGTCGTGGTAGGGATTTTGGTGGTGGTCGCGGACGAGGTTCAGGTGGTGACTGTTTTAAGTGTGGAAAGCCTggccattttgcaagggaatgcCCTTCAGGTGATGGTGGAAGAGGGGATAGATATAGTGGCAGAGAAGATTCATACGGGGGTAGTCGTGGCAGTAACAACCGATATGGACCTGATCGTAACGGGGATCGGTTCAGTTCTCGCAACAGAGATGGGGGAAGCCGTGGGGGCAGTGGAGGTGACCGTTATAATCGTGAAAGGGCTGGCCCATATGACCGTCCCAATGGAGGTGGTGGCAACAGATACTGATTGTTACTTGTTGCAGGTATGATTCTGAACACGTTTTTGTTTTGGAAATTTTGCAAAGTAACAACATTTTGTTTATGCAGTATGCAGTGCAAAGCTAGTTTTATAACGTTCCAACTGATTATGGTCGGAGTGGGTCTATGCAACTGGCTTCAGTTATGGTGTTCTACTGTTCTTTACTACTTTGGAATTGTCATTTATGCCACTCTTGCCGCACCTCAGTGCTTGAATATCACTCAGATGTTAATGTTATTTCGACAAGTGCCTTGTTCTTGATGGAAAACTACTGCATTTAGATACATATCTTTGTGCATTTGCCTCTGGTTGGGTAAGATGTGTTGTCATGGCCATGGTCCCATGGATCTTTGGAATGTTGCTAAAAACCTATAGATGCTGTGGGCGAAGCACGCTGCCATGCAACCTCAGCAAGATTTCTGCTTTTTAGCAGGATACACAGTTTTGCGTGTTTTGGCAATTGAATGGTCTCACTTAGAAATGGCCAAGTTAACATGAAGTATGTGGTTGGTTTTGCTATTTCGATCCCTGTCCGGTTTGAACTGACCAAAATATGATGGAAAGGAAACCGGGTAATTTCCAATGTTTCTGCCATTTAAACATTTTAGTCAAGTTTGGGAACCTTATTTTAATAACTTTGTTGACCTTGTGGCAGGTTCAACTTGGCCTTGTGGCCATCACCAATGCCATATTGGGTTTCCTATTATCTTCCATTGGTCCCATAACATTTCTCTAGTGTCTCAATTCTCGGTTCTCTTTCAGAGGTTTAAGTGGCTGGCTTGTTCCTGTAGAACATGATCGAGATTCTTTTTGGTCTGACCGTTTTGCTCCTTTGAACGTGATCCGAATCTTTTCTGATCCGATCTCTCACACTTAGACCTACAAATCTTTGCTTCGTGATGGTTGTGGGATGTTTTGGAGTTTTGATTTGTCAAGAGAGATACTCAAGCCCTAATATAATTTGGATGGCTCTCGGCCGCTACTTGATGACATGCTGCGTTAGAATAAACTGAAATTGTTTGTTTCATGCAGTTTAGAATAGTTCGTTACGCATGCAGTATTGTATGTTTTGCTTAAATTGTTTTCTTTGAATTGATTTCAATATTGTTTAGCTTATCCGTTG
Coding sequences:
- the LOC122046394 gene encoding glycine-rich RNA-binding protein RZ1A-like, coding for MSEADEYRCFVGSLSWSTTDGGLKDAFKKFGHLTEAKIVLDKFSGRSRGFGFVTFDDKDSMEEAIEAMNGMDLDGRSITVERAQPQGPGSKDRDSGRDYERNRGHDYDRGRGRDFGGGRGRGSGGDCFKCGKPGHFARECPSGDGGRGDRYSGREDSYGGSRGSNNRYGPDRNGDRFSSRNRDGGSRGGSGGDRYNRERAGPYDRPNGGGGNRY